One genomic window of Bombus fervidus isolate BK054 chromosome 14, iyBomFerv1, whole genome shotgun sequence includes the following:
- the Usp7 gene encoding ubiquitin-specific protease 7 isoform X2, whose amino-acid sequence MNHVNDQENLKQLNLAPVQVNEVEEMDTQEGETPNDGGGDGNDTSPMNGESELACIVQDQEMEEDEARSEATFRYTVENLSKMKETQLSPPCYVRNLPWKIMIMPRSSQTQDRAPQKSLGFFLQCNGESESSWSCYAVADLRLLSCKEGQEPFSRKIQHLFYSKENDWGFSHFMTWQDVLDPDKGFIKDDSITLEVHVMADAPHGVSWDSKKHTGFVGLKNQGATCYMNSLLQTLYFTNQLRKAVYKMPTESDDSSKSVALALQRVFHELQFSDKPVGTKKLTKSFGWETLDSFMQHDVQEFLRVLLDKLESKMKGTCVEGTVPKLFEGKMVSFIKCKNIDYKSTRVETFYDIQLNIKGKKNIYESFNDYVSTESLDGDNKYDAGENGLQEAEKGVIFSSFPPVLHLHLMRFQYDPVTDCSVKFNDRFEFYEKISLGKYLQNKEATSADYTLHAVLVHSGDNHGGHYVVFINPAGDGKWCKFDDDVVSRCTKQEAIEHNYGGQDEDMSIAVKHCTNAYMLVYIRDSELENVLQEVKEEDIPQELVERLQEEKRLEQIRRKERTEAYLYITVNVLLEDNFDGHQGNDLYDPEHALYRVFRVRKQCTLHEFLELLSDSLKYPIEQIRLWPLNVRSNQTCRPMPIELENDLQKSIYQCAENPNVWNVFVELVPPDSDLTALPPFDKDTDVLLFFKLYDPKNKKIHYCGHHYMPVTAKVQELIPILNERAGFPPDTELALYEEIKPNLVEKIDNLTEPLEKVLEELMDGDIIVFQKEGDNQMYELPTCREYFKDLFHRVEVTFCDKTIPNDTGFTMELSLRMTYDQMARAVAQRLGTDPYLLQFFKCQTYKDSPGHPLKCTFEGSLKDLVSYCKPKAKKLYYQQLSIRVNELENKKQFKCIWVGPSLKEEKEIILYPNKNGTVATLLEEAKKQVELSENGSGKLRILEINSSKLSPGPREDVPLDNLNTSGTKLYRIEEIPNDELNLAEDEMLVPVAHFHKDIFSTFGIPFFFKIKHGEPFPKMKERLLKKLGVQEKEFEKFKFAVVTMGKPHFIMDSPEYCMDLADFRIHPNQSTSPLRPWLGLEHVNKAPKRSRINYLEKAIKIYN is encoded by the exons ATGAACCACGTTAACGATCAGGAAAATCTTAAACAGCTCAACCTGGCACCGGTTCAGGTCAATGAAGTCGAAGAAATGGATACACAAGAAGGAG AAACACCAAATGATGGTGGAGGAGATGGTAATGATACTAGTCCTATGAATGGAGAATCAGAATTAGCTTGTATAGTTCAAGATCAAGAAATGGAGGAAG atGAAGCAAGATCAGAAGCAACATTTCGTTATACAGTGGAAAATCTttctaaaatgaaagaaacccAGTTGTCACCTCCATGTTATGTTCGTAATTTACCATggaaaataatgataatgccAAGGTCAAGTCAGACACAAGATAGAGCTCCTCAGAAATCTCTTGGTTTTTTTCTGCAATGTAATGGAGAAAGTGAATCATCGTGGAGTTGTTATGCAGTTGCAGATCTTCGATTACTTTCTTGTAAGGAAGGACAGGAACCATTTAGTAGAA aaattcaaCATCTCTTCTATAGTAAAGAAAATGATTGGGGATTTAGTCATTTTATGACATGGCAGGATGTCCTGGATCCTGATAAAGGTTTTATTAAAGATGATTCTATTACACTTGAG gttCATGTCATGGCTGATGCTCCACATGGTGTCAGCTGGGATAGTAAAAAGCATACAGGATTTGTAGGCTTAAAAAATCAAGGTGCTACATGCTATATGAACTCTTTACTtcaaactttgtattttacgaATCAG TTACGTAAAGCAGTTTACAAAATGCCAACAGAAAGTGATGATTCTAGCAAAAGTGTTGCTTTGGCTTTACAAAGGGTATTTCATGAATTACAGTTTTCTGATAAACCAGTAGGTACAAAAAAATTAACCAAAAGTTTCGGTTGGGAAACATTGGATTCATTCATGCAACATGATGTACAAGAATTTTTACGAGTG CTTTTAGACAAGTTGGAAAGTAAAATGAAAGGTACATGTGTAGAGGGTACAGTGCCAAAATTATTTGAAGGAAAGATGGTCTCATTTatcaaatgtaaaaatattgattacAAATCAACTAGAGTTGAAACTTTCTATGATATACAgttaaatataaaaggaaagaaaaata TTTATGAGTCTTTTAATGATTATGTGAGTACTGAAAGTCTGGATGgtgataataaatatgatgCGGGAGAGAATGGATTACAAGAGGCAGAAAAGGGTGTTATCTTTTCATCATTTCCACCAGTGTTGCATTTACATTTAATGCGATTTCAATATGATCCAGTTACAGATTGTTCTGTGAAATTTAATGATAG gtttgaattctatgaaaaaataagccttggcaaatatttacaaaataaagaagCAACAAGTGCAGATTATACATTGCATGCAGTCTTAGTACACAGTGGGGATAATCATGGTGGGCATTATGTTGTATTTATCAACCCAGCAGGTGATGGAAAA TGGTGCAAATTCGACGATGATGTCGTCTCAAGGTGTACGAAACAAGAAGCTATTGAACACAATTATGGTGGTCAAGATGAGGATATGTCTATAGCTGTGAAACATTGTACGAACGCCTATATGTTGGTGTACATAAGGGACTCTGAGCTGGAAAACGTCCTACAAGAAGTCAAGGAAGAGGATATACCTCAAGAG CTGGTGGAGAGGCTGCAAGAGGAGAAGAGGCTGGAACAAAtacgaagaaaggaaagaacagAAGCATACTTGTATATAACCGTCAACGTCCTTCTTGAGGATAATTTTGACGGTCACCAAGGGAATGACTTATATGATCCAGAGCATGCTTTGTATCGTGTATTTCGCGTACGTAAGCAGTGTACCTTGCACGAGTTTCTCGAATTGCTGAGTGATAGCTTG AAATATCCAATAGAACAAATTCGTTTGTGGCCGTTGAATGTGCGTTCAAACCAGACTTGTAGACCAATGCCAATTGAATTAGAAAATGACCTACAAAAATCCATTTACCAATGCGCGGAGAACCCAAATGTTTGGAACGTGTTTGTTGAGCTTGTTCCTCCAGATTCTGATCTAACAGCATTGCCACCTTTCGATAAAGACACCGATGTTctgctattttttaaattatacgatCCCAAAAATAAGAAGATTCATTACTGTGGACATCATTATATGCCTGTCACAGCTAAAGTCC AGGAACTTATACCAATCTTAAATGAAAGAGCCGGTTTCCCACCTGATACAGAATTGGCTCTGTACGAAGAAATCAAACCAAACTTGGTAGAAAAGATAGACAACTTAACAGAACCATTAGAGAAAGTCCTTGAGGAATTAATGGATGGAGATATAATTGTTTTTCAAAAAGAGGGTGACAATCAAATGTATGAGCTTCCAACATGTAGAGAATACTTCAA AGACCTATTTCATAGAGTGGAAGTTACATTTTGTGATAAAACAATTCCTAATGATACTGGTTTTACAATGGAACTTTCATTAAGAATGACATATGACCAAATGGCAAGAGCTGTGGCACAGAGACTTGGTACAGATCCTTATCTTTTGCAATTCTTTAAATGTCAAac CTATAAAGATTCACCTGGTCACCCACTAAAATGCACATTTGAAGGTTCGTTGAAAGATTTGGTTTCTTATTGTAAACCTAAAGCAAAAAAGTTATATTATCAGCAACTTAGTATTAGAGTAAATGAActcgaaaataaaaagcagTTCAAATGTATATGGGTTGGTCCGTCTCttaaagaagagaaggaaattattctttatccTAACAAAAATGGAACAGTAGCAACATTGCTGGAAGAAGCTAAAAAACAAGTAGAATTATCAGAAAACGGATCTGGAAAATTAAggatattagaaattaattctagCAAACTTTCGCCTGGTCCAAGGGAAGATGTACCtttagataatttaaatacatcTGGCACAAAATTATACAGGATAGAAGAAATTCCAAATGATGAGTTAAATTTAGCAGAAGATGAAATGTTGGTTCCTGTTGCCCATTTCCATAAGgatattttttcaacatttggtattccctttttctttaaaatcaaaCAT GGTGAGCCTTTCCCaaagatgaaagaaagacTATTGAAGAAGTTGGGGGtacaagaaaaagaatttgaaaag TTTAAGTTCGCGGTGGTGACGATGGGTAAACCACACTTTATTATGGACTCGCCAGAATACTGCATGGACCTTGCAGATTTCCGTATTCATCCAAATCAAA GCACATCGCCACTTAGGCCTTGGCTTGGCCTAGAACACGTCAACAAAGCGCCAAAGCGCTCTCGTATCAACTACCTCGAAAAGGccattaaaatttacaattaa